A region of Kribbella sp. NBC_01245 DNA encodes the following proteins:
- a CDS encoding helix-turn-helix transcriptional regulator: MWEGQARAARREIAALATAGLDVAQLHTAAIDVVDRVVASGLTCWASMDPDTVVISSMTSGVNRIPPQYEPRLAEAEYAGTDRNSFAELARRPFPVARLSDLPYRDVVGNRRLNEVWRPLGLDHELRAAFTVDGACWGAAGLVRDGTEFTDREVEFLASVSPVIAAATRIAVRTNAHGHRGAPGPSIVVTGPRGEPRAVTPAASAWQDELDQIAPGRFLVLLRAVVTGALAAASGSFQARVQAATGGWVILQASRLISDDDDPQLVVTIEPASGHHLVTMLLVAYGLTSREREICLEVISGHTTGEIADRLSISPHTVQDHLKAAFLKVGVRSRGELVATLRPDDLTHN; this comes from the coding sequence ATGTGGGAGGGACAGGCACGTGCCGCCAGGCGGGAGATCGCGGCGCTCGCCACGGCGGGGCTCGACGTCGCGCAGTTGCACACGGCCGCGATCGACGTGGTCGACCGCGTCGTGGCCAGCGGGTTGACCTGCTGGGCCTCGATGGACCCCGACACCGTGGTGATCAGTTCGATGACCAGTGGCGTCAACCGCATCCCGCCGCAGTACGAGCCGCGCTTGGCCGAGGCGGAGTACGCCGGCACCGACCGCAACTCCTTCGCCGAACTGGCACGCAGGCCGTTCCCGGTCGCCCGGCTGTCGGACCTGCCGTACCGGGACGTAGTCGGCAACCGCCGGCTCAACGAGGTGTGGCGTCCGCTCGGGCTCGACCATGAGCTACGCGCCGCGTTCACCGTTGACGGCGCCTGTTGGGGTGCCGCGGGGTTGGTGCGGGATGGGACGGAGTTCACCGACCGCGAGGTGGAGTTCCTCGCCTCGGTATCACCAGTGATCGCGGCGGCCACCCGGATCGCGGTTCGTACGAACGCCCACGGGCATCGCGGCGCGCCAGGACCGTCGATCGTCGTGACGGGTCCGCGGGGGGAGCCGCGGGCCGTCACGCCTGCCGCCTCGGCCTGGCAAGACGAACTGGATCAGATCGCGCCCGGCCGATTCCTGGTGCTGCTGCGGGCCGTGGTCACCGGTGCTCTGGCGGCCGCGTCGGGCTCCTTCCAGGCACGCGTGCAGGCGGCGACCGGCGGCTGGGTGATCCTCCAGGCCAGCCGCCTGATCAGCGATGACGACGATCCTCAACTCGTCGTGACGATCGAACCGGCCAGCGGGCATCACCTGGTGACGATGCTGCTGGTCGCTTACGGGTTGACCTCGCGGGAGCGCGAGATCTGCCTAGAAGTGATCTCCGGTCACACCACCGGCGAGATCGCCGACCGCCTGTCGATTTCCCCGCATACGGTGCAGGACCACCTCAAAGCGGCCTTCCTCAAGGTCGGCGTCCGCAGCCGGGGCGAGCTCGTCGCCACCCTCCGACCGGACGACCTGACTCACAACTGA
- a CDS encoding VOC family protein, whose product MACRFSQIVLKCLDPEALALFWCEVLDFVELEREAEGCIEIGPREGFGGAQPTIFLIRTEDVKTNGHSRLHIDVNPTDRDQDAELERLLAAGAQFVDVGQPAEAHWHVLSDPEGNEFCLLKTRLAPL is encoded by the coding sequence ATGGCGTGTCGTTTCAGTCAGATCGTGCTCAAGTGCCTCGACCCCGAGGCGCTGGCGCTGTTCTGGTGCGAGGTCCTGGACTTCGTCGAGCTCGAACGCGAGGCCGAGGGTTGTATCGAGATCGGCCCGCGCGAAGGGTTCGGTGGCGCGCAGCCGACGATCTTTCTCATCCGCACCGAGGATGTGAAGACGAACGGGCATTCCCGGCTGCACATCGACGTCAACCCCACCGACCGCGATCAGGACGCAGAGCTCGAGCGTCTGCTGGCCGCCGGGGCCCAATTCGTCGACGTCGGTCAGCCCGCAGAGGCGCACTGGCACGTCCTCTCCGATCCAGAAGGCAACGAGTTCTGCCTGCTCAAGACCCGCCTCGCCCCACTCTGA